Proteins from a single region of Lelliottia sp. JS-SCA-14:
- the rluC gene encoding 23S rRNA pseudouridine(955/2504/2580) synthase RluC: MKTETPSVKMVAIADDEAGQRIDNFLRTQLKGVPKSMIYRILRKGEVRVNKKRVKPEYKLEAGDEVRIPPVRVAEREEEAVSPHLHKVAALTDAILYEDDHILVLNKPSGTAVHGGSGLSFGVIEGLRALRPEARFLELVHRLDRDTSGVLLVAKKRSALRSLHEQLREKGMQKDYLALVRGQWQSHVKAVQAPLLKNILQSGERIVRVSQEGKPSETRFKVEERYAFATLMRCSPVTGRTHQIRVHTLHAGHPIAFDDRYGDREFDKQLAGTGLSRLFLHAAALKFTHPGTGEVMRVEAPLDDQLKRCLKVLRG, from the coding sequence ATGAAAACAGAGACTCCATCCGTAAAAATGGTTGCTATCGCTGATGACGAAGCGGGGCAACGAATCGACAACTTTTTGCGCACCCAGTTGAAAGGCGTGCCAAAAAGCATGATTTATCGCATCTTGCGTAAAGGCGAGGTGCGGGTTAACAAAAAACGTGTCAAACCTGAGTACAAACTCGAAGCGGGCGATGAAGTGCGTATTCCGCCTGTGCGCGTCGCTGAGCGCGAAGAAGAGGCGGTGTCGCCGCACCTGCATAAAGTGGCCGCGCTGACGGACGCTATCCTGTATGAAGACGATCATATCCTGGTGCTGAATAAACCTTCCGGTACGGCAGTGCACGGCGGCAGCGGGTTAAGCTTTGGCGTGATCGAAGGGCTGCGCGCTCTGCGCCCGGAAGCGCGTTTCCTGGAGCTGGTACACCGTCTGGACCGCGATACCTCCGGCGTGCTGCTGGTGGCGAAGAAGCGTTCTGCGCTGCGATCGCTGCACGAACAGCTGCGCGAGAAGGGAATGCAGAAAGACTATCTGGCGCTGGTGCGCGGTCAGTGGCAGTCGCATGTGAAAGCGGTGCAGGCTCCTTTGCTTAAAAATATTTTGCAAAGCGGCGAGCGCATTGTGCGTGTCAGCCAGGAAGGTAAACCGTCGGAAACCCGTTTTAAGGTGGAAGAACGTTACGCTTTCGCGACCCTGATGCGCTGCAGCCCGGTCACAGGGCGTACTCACCAGATTCGTGTCCACACGCTGCACGCCGGGCACCCGATTGCGTTTGACGATCGCTACGGCGACCGTGAGTTTGATAAACAGCTGGCCGGGACGGGGCTTTCACGTCTGTTCCTGCATGCCGCTGCGCTGAAATTTACCCATCCGGGTACGGGTGAGGTGATGCGGGTCGAAGCGCCGCTGGATGACCAGCTGAAGCGCTGTCTGAAAGTCCTGCGCGGCTAA
- a CDS encoding MFS transporter, with product MNTTTLAHATRRWMIFILAIGAGFSVASIYYAQPLLPLMGADLHLSIEGMGLVPTLTQTGYALGILFLLPLGDRHDRRTLILIKSAALALFLLTCSLTGQLHSLLLASLLIGMAATMAQDIVPAAAILAPEGQQGKTVGTVMTGLLLGILLSRTVSGVVGEAFGWRVMYQLAAASIALIGVVMWAVLPRFAIHSTLSYPALMRSMEHLWRRYPALRRAALAQGFLSIAFSAFWSTLAVMLLERYHLGSAVAGGFGIAGAAGALAAPLAGGLADKLGAGKVTQLGAALVTVSFALMFLMPALGTHGQLVLIALSAVGFDLGLQSSLVAHQNLVYSLEPQARGRLNALLFTLVFIGMALGSALGSKVYAMAGWQGVVALAMLCGAVAMVIRLMESARVLHAQAQNQ from the coding sequence ATGAACACCACGACTCTCGCCCATGCCACCCGCCGCTGGATGATTTTTATTCTCGCCATCGGCGCCGGTTTTAGCGTGGCATCGATTTACTACGCTCAACCCCTGCTGCCGTTGATGGGTGCCGATCTGCATCTGAGTATCGAAGGGATGGGTCTGGTCCCTACCCTGACGCAGACGGGTTACGCCCTCGGCATCCTGTTCCTGCTTCCGCTCGGCGACCGTCACGATCGGCGGACGTTGATTCTCATCAAAAGCGCGGCATTGGCGCTGTTTCTTCTGACCTGTAGCCTGACCGGGCAACTGCACTCGCTCCTGCTGGCGAGCCTGCTGATCGGCATGGCCGCCACTATGGCGCAAGATATCGTCCCGGCCGCGGCAATTCTGGCCCCGGAAGGTCAACAGGGCAAAACCGTCGGCACGGTGATGACCGGCCTGCTGCTCGGGATTCTGCTGTCACGTACGGTGAGCGGCGTCGTCGGTGAAGCCTTCGGCTGGCGCGTGATGTATCAGCTGGCCGCCGCGAGCATTGCGCTGATCGGCGTGGTGATGTGGGCGGTGCTGCCGCGCTTTGCGATTCACTCCACGCTCAGCTATCCGGCCCTGATGCGCTCGATGGAACACCTGTGGCGTCGCTACCCGGCTCTGCGCCGTGCGGCGCTGGCGCAGGGATTTCTCTCGATAGCTTTTAGCGCTTTCTGGTCCACGCTGGCTGTGATGCTGCTCGAGCGCTATCACCTCGGCAGCGCCGTGGCGGGCGGGTTTGGTATTGCAGGTGCCGCCGGTGCGCTGGCAGCCCCGCTGGCTGGCGGGCTGGCCGATAAACTCGGCGCGGGCAAAGTGACGCAACTGGGCGCGGCGCTGGTGACCGTTTCGTTTGCGCTAATGTTCCTGATGCCCGCCCTCGGCACTCACGGACAGCTCGTTCTGATTGCCCTCTCCGCCGTCGGGTTTGACCTCGGGCTTCAGTCGAGCCTGGTCGCTCACCAGAATCTGGTCTATAGCCTTGAACCCCAGGCGCGTGGCCGCCTCAATGCCCTGCTGTTTACATTAGTGTTTATCGGCATGGCGCTGGGCTCGGCGTTAGGGAGCAAAGTGTACGCCATGGCAGGCTGGCAAGGTGTAGTGGCGCTGGCAATGCTCTGCGGCGCGGTGGCGATGGTGATTCGCCTGATGGAAAGCGCCCGCGTGTTACACGCCCAGGCACAAAATCAGTAA
- the rne gene encoding ribonuclease E, with translation MKRMLINATQQEELRVALVDGQRLYDLDIESPGHEQKKANIYKGKITRIEPSLEAAFVDYGAERHGFLPLKEIAREYFPANYNSHGRPNIKDVLREGQEVIVQIDKEERGNKGAALTTFISLAGSYLVLMPNNPRAGGISRRIEGDDRTELKEALASLELPDGMGLIVRTAGVGKSAEALQWDLGFRLKHWEAIQKAAESRPAPFLIHQESNVIVRAFRDYLRQDIGEILIDNPKVLELARQHIAALGRPDFTSKIKLYTGEIPLFSHYQIESQIESAFQREVRLPSGGSIVIDSTEALTAIDINSARATRGGDIEETAFNTNLEAADEIARQLRLRDLGGLIVIDFIDMTPVRHQRAVENRLREAVRQDRARIQISHISRFGLLEMSRQRLSPSLGESSHHVCPRCSGTGTVRDNESLSLSILRLIEEEALKENTKEVHAIVPVPIASYLLNEKREAVSAVETRQGGVRCIIVPNDQMQTPHYSVLRVRKGEETSTLSYLLPKLHEEEMAMPSDAEPAERKLPEQPALATFIMPEAPPAPAMESAPAKAAAQKPAAETSAKPADSGLLGRFFGALKKMFAGEEPQPEQPVVAPKEEKQERPQDRRKRQNNRRDRNDRDRRDNRDNRGDRDNRGERDNRSDNNEGREPREDNRRNRREKPQQQKVEDREIRQPAGDESENTRQRDEQQPRRERNRRRNDDKRQAQQEVKVVNTEAPVEQDADQEERVQVMPRRKQRQLSQKVRFASEQAEVATVEAAEPVVEAAQNTQLAKLDLPAVVESAAEHDDNGEARDNNGMPRRSRRSPRHLRVSGQRRRRYRDERYPTQSPMPLTVACASPELASGKVCIRYPIVRPQDQQFDEQNVASENVEPMVEAPVEVAAAAVVAEAVQQPAVEPQPVVEVEPVAEIQPVVEPAEIETTHPEVIEAPVEEQPQFIAQEDVAVAEQVAEEAVPAEAAVEAEVVTETVAEQPVEVTPEPQAPAPVAKPEPVVAVVAEHHHATAPMTRAPAPEYVPEAPRHSDWVRPAFDFDGRGSAGGHSATHQATAPATRPQPAE, from the coding sequence ATGAAAAGAATGTTAATCAACGCAACTCAGCAAGAAGAGTTGCGTGTCGCCCTCGTGGATGGGCAGCGTCTGTACGATCTGGATATCGAAAGTCCTGGACACGAACAGAAAAAAGCGAACATTTACAAAGGCAAAATCACCCGCATTGAACCAAGCCTTGAGGCCGCATTCGTCGATTACGGCGCTGAGCGTCACGGTTTCCTTCCTCTTAAAGAAATTGCCCGCGAATACTTCCCTGCTAATTACAACTCCCATGGTCGTCCGAACATCAAAGATGTGCTGCGCGAAGGCCAGGAAGTTATCGTTCAGATTGATAAAGAAGAACGCGGCAACAAAGGCGCTGCGCTGACCACCTTTATCAGCCTGGCAGGCAGCTATCTGGTTCTGATGCCGAACAACCCGCGTGCAGGCGGTATCTCTCGCCGTATCGAAGGCGACGACCGTACAGAGCTGAAAGAAGCGCTGGCAAGCCTTGAACTGCCAGATGGCATGGGTCTTATCGTTCGTACCGCAGGCGTTGGCAAATCTGCCGAAGCGCTGCAGTGGGACTTAGGGTTCCGTCTGAAGCACTGGGAAGCTATCCAGAAAGCCGCAGAAAGCCGTCCGGCTCCGTTCCTGATTCACCAGGAAAGTAACGTTATCGTTCGTGCCTTCCGTGACTATCTGCGTCAGGACATCGGCGAAATTCTGATTGATAACCCGAAAGTGCTTGAGCTGGCTCGCCAGCACATCGCGGCGCTGGGTCGTCCGGATTTCACCAGCAAAATTAAACTGTACACCGGTGAAATCCCGCTGTTTAGCCACTATCAGATTGAATCCCAGATCGAGTCCGCCTTCCAGCGTGAAGTGCGCCTGCCGTCCGGCGGTTCTATCGTTATCGACTCCACCGAAGCGCTGACCGCTATCGACATCAACTCCGCACGCGCAACCCGCGGCGGCGATATCGAAGAAACCGCCTTCAACACCAACCTTGAAGCCGCAGATGAAATTGCCCGTCAGCTTCGTCTGCGCGACCTGGGCGGCCTGATTGTTATCGACTTCATCGACATGACCCCGGTTCGCCATCAGCGCGCTGTGGAAAACCGTCTGCGTGAAGCGGTGCGCCAGGACCGTGCGCGTATCCAGATCAGCCATATTTCTCGCTTTGGTCTGCTGGAGATGTCTCGTCAGCGCCTGAGCCCGTCACTGGGTGAATCCAGCCATCACGTCTGCCCACGCTGTAGCGGCACGGGTACCGTTCGTGACAACGAATCGCTGTCCCTCTCCATTCTGCGTCTCATCGAAGAAGAAGCGCTGAAAGAGAACACCAAAGAAGTTCACGCGATTGTTCCGGTGCCGATTGCCTCTTACCTGCTGAACGAAAAACGTGAAGCGGTGAGCGCCGTTGAAACCCGCCAGGGCGGCGTGCGTTGCATTATCGTGCCAAACGACCAGATGCAGACCCCGCACTACTCCGTTCTGCGCGTGCGTAAAGGCGAAGAGACCAGCACCCTGAGCTACCTGCTGCCGAAACTGCACGAAGAAGAGATGGCGATGCCGTCTGATGCAGAGCCTGCAGAGCGTAAACTGCCTGAACAACCGGCGCTGGCCACCTTCATCATGCCTGAAGCGCCTCCGGCTCCAGCCATGGAAAGCGCGCCAGCGAAAGCGGCTGCGCAGAAACCTGCCGCTGAAACCAGCGCCAAACCTGCTGATTCTGGCCTGCTGGGACGTTTCTTCGGCGCGCTGAAGAAAATGTTCGCCGGTGAAGAGCCTCAGCCGGAGCAGCCAGTCGTTGCACCGAAAGAAGAGAAACAAGAGCGTCCGCAGGATCGTCGTAAACGTCAGAACAACCGCCGCGATCGTAATGATCGTGACCGTCGTGATAACCGCGATAATCGTGGTGACCGTGACAACCGCGGTGAGCGCGATAACCGTTCCGACAACAACGAAGGTCGTGAGCCGCGCGAAGATAATCGTCGCAACCGTCGCGAGAAGCCACAGCAGCAAAAAGTGGAAGATCGTGAAATCCGCCAGCCAGCGGGCGATGAGTCTGAAAACACCAGACAGCGTGACGAGCAGCAGCCACGTCGTGAACGTAACCGCCGCCGCAATGACGACAAACGTCAGGCGCAGCAGGAAGTTAAAGTCGTTAACACTGAAGCCCCTGTTGAGCAGGATGCGGATCAGGAAGAACGCGTTCAGGTGATGCCGCGCCGTAAGCAGCGTCAACTGTCGCAGAAAGTCCGCTTCGCCTCTGAACAAGCTGAAGTGGCGACCGTTGAGGCCGCTGAGCCGGTTGTTGAAGCCGCTCAGAACACCCAACTGGCGAAACTGGATCTGCCAGCCGTCGTTGAGTCTGCTGCAGAGCATGATGACAATGGCGAAGCCCGTGATAACAACGGTATGCCGCGTCGCTCCCGTCGCTCTCCGCGCCACCTGCGCGTGAGCGGTCAGCGTCGTCGTCGTTACCGTGACGAGCGTTACCCGACCCAGTCTCCGATGCCTCTGACCGTGGCCTGTGCGTCACCAGAACTGGCCTCCGGCAAAGTCTGTATCCGCTATCCGATTGTGCGTCCACAGGATCAGCAGTTCGACGAGCAGAACGTCGCGTCTGAAAACGTTGAGCCGATGGTTGAAGCGCCAGTTGAAGTGGCAGCCGCCGCTGTGGTCGCTGAAGCCGTGCAGCAACCTGCCGTTGAACCACAGCCGGTTGTTGAAGTGGAGCCAGTGGCAGAGATTCAGCCGGTCGTTGAACCCGCAGAAATCGAAACCACGCATCCGGAAGTGATCGAAGCGCCAGTGGAAGAGCAGCCTCAGTTCATCGCACAAGAAGATGTCGCTGTGGCTGAGCAGGTTGCAGAAGAAGCTGTACCGGCTGAAGCTGCGGTTGAAGCAGAAGTGGTGACAGAAACGGTTGCTGAGCAACCGGTTGAAGTCACTCCTGAACCACAAGCGCCAGCCCCGGTTGCGAAACCAGAGCCTGTTGTTGCCGTAGTTGCTGAGCATCACCACGCCACTGCACCGATGACTCGCGCTCCGGCACCGGAATACGTTCCAGAAGCGCCACGTCATAGCGACTGGGTGCGTCCTGCGTTCGATTTCGATGGTCGCGGTTCTGCAGGTGGTCACAGTGCCACCCACCAGGCAACGGCTCCGGCCACGCGCCCACAGCCTGCTGAGTAA
- the flgL gene encoding flagellar hook-associated protein FlgL — translation MRISTQMMYQQNMRGITDSQSKWLGYGEQMSTGKRVNRPSDDPIAASQAVVLSQAQAQNSQFALARTFASQKVSLEDNVLSQVNTAITSAQEKLVYAGNGTLSDDDRLSLSTDLQGIRDQLMNLANSTDGNGRYIFAGYKTESAPFDSATGAYSGGTEAISQQVDSARNMSVSHTGQQVFESITSNAQEIPGGGYGDTNMFKILDNAIAALKVPVANDPAAAETQGAIVAASAVGIKNTQNNVLTVLADVGTKMNELDKLDALGADRALGQTKQMSDLVDVDWNSAISSYTMQQAALQASYKAFSDMQGMSLFQLNK, via the coding sequence ATGCGTATTAGCACCCAAATGATGTACCAGCAGAATATGCGTGGGATCACGGACTCCCAAAGCAAATGGCTGGGATATGGCGAACAGATGTCGACGGGCAAGCGTGTGAACCGCCCTTCTGATGACCCGATTGCGGCTTCACAGGCGGTTGTCCTGTCGCAGGCCCAGGCTCAGAACAGCCAGTTTGCGCTGGCACGTACCTTCGCCTCGCAGAAAGTCTCGCTGGAAGATAACGTTTTAAGCCAGGTGAATACGGCTATCACCAGCGCGCAAGAAAAACTGGTGTATGCCGGGAACGGCACGCTGAGCGACGATGACCGTCTCTCCCTGTCGACGGATTTACAGGGGATTCGCGATCAGCTGATGAACCTGGCCAACTCCACCGATGGTAATGGACGCTACATTTTCGCGGGCTACAAAACCGAGTCTGCGCCGTTCGATTCGGCGACCGGGGCGTACTCCGGCGGCACTGAAGCGATCTCTCAGCAGGTGGATTCCGCCCGAAACATGTCCGTCAGCCACACGGGGCAGCAGGTATTTGAAAGTATCACCAGCAACGCGCAAGAGATCCCAGGCGGCGGTTACGGTGATACCAATATGTTCAAAATTCTGGATAACGCCATCGCGGCACTGAAAGTGCCTGTCGCCAATGATCCTGCGGCGGCCGAAACTCAGGGGGCCATCGTCGCGGCTTCCGCGGTAGGTATCAAGAATACGCAGAACAACGTCCTGACCGTATTAGCTGATGTTGGTACCAAGATGAATGAACTGGATAAGCTGGATGCGCTGGGTGCCGATCGCGCCCTCGGTCAGACGAAGCAGATGAGTGACCTGGTCGATGTGGACTGGAACTCAGCGATTTCGTCTTACACCATGCAGCAGGCGGCGCTTCAGGCCTCGTACAAAGCGTTCAGTGATATGCAGGGCATGTCGCTGTTCCAGCTGAATAAATAA
- the flgK gene encoding flagellar hook-associated protein FlgK, giving the protein MSSLINSAMSGLSAAQSALNTVSNNISSYNVAGYTRQTTVLGAANSTLTGGGWVGNGVYVSGVQREYDSFITNQLRAAQTQSSGLTTRYQQMSKIDDVLSDTTNSLSATLQDFFTSMQTLVSNAEDPAARQTVLGKADGLVNQFKTTDQYLRDQDRQVNTAVATSVDQINTYAKQIANLNDQISRLTGVGAGASPNNLLDQRDQLVSELNQIVGVEVAVQDGGTYNVSFGNGYNLVQGSKANQLAAVPSNADPARTTVAFVDPIAGNIQIPDKELTTGSLGGLISFRNDDLDKARNSLNQLALAFADSMNQQHEKGFDANGDAGGALFSIGSPAVTGNAKNSMPGASMTATVTDSTKVQATDYKVEYNGSNWTVTRSSDKTSFTATPDGSGNMTFDGLTVNVSGAAANKDSFTVKPVVDAIVNMDLLISDESKLAMAGSATGGESDNVNGKALVALQNAKAVGGNKTFNDSYAALVSTVGSTTDSLKISAATKSNVVTQLSNQQQSISGVNLDEEYGNLQRFQQYYLANAQVLQTASTLFDALINIR; this is encoded by the coding sequence ATGTCCAGTTTGATTAACAGCGCCATGAGTGGCCTCAGTGCGGCACAGTCGGCACTGAATACCGTCAGTAACAACATTTCCAGCTATAACGTGGCCGGGTATACCCGCCAGACCACGGTGCTGGGTGCAGCGAACAGTACCCTGACCGGCGGCGGCTGGGTTGGCAATGGCGTTTATGTTTCCGGCGTGCAGCGCGAATACGATTCATTCATCACCAACCAGCTGCGTGCGGCCCAGACCCAGAGCAGCGGCCTGACCACGCGTTATCAGCAGATGTCGAAAATTGACGACGTGCTGTCTGATACCACTAACTCCCTTTCAGCCACGCTGCAGGATTTCTTTACCAGCATGCAAACGCTGGTGAGCAACGCGGAAGATCCGGCGGCGCGCCAGACTGTGCTCGGGAAAGCCGATGGCCTGGTGAACCAGTTCAAAACCACTGACCAGTATCTTCGCGATCAGGACCGCCAGGTGAATACCGCGGTGGCGACCAGCGTCGATCAGATCAATACCTATGCGAAGCAGATTGCGAATCTGAACGATCAGATCTCCCGTCTGACCGGCGTCGGCGCAGGCGCTTCGCCAAACAACCTGCTCGATCAGCGCGATCAGCTGGTGAGCGAACTGAACCAGATCGTCGGTGTGGAAGTCGCGGTTCAGGACGGCGGCACCTACAACGTCTCCTTCGGTAACGGTTACAACCTGGTGCAGGGCAGCAAAGCCAATCAGCTCGCGGCCGTGCCATCGAACGCGGATCCTGCGCGTACCACCGTGGCGTTTGTCGATCCCATTGCGGGCAATATCCAAATTCCTGATAAAGAGCTGACTACCGGTTCATTGGGCGGTCTGATTTCATTCCGTAACGACGATCTGGATAAAGCGCGTAACTCCCTGAACCAACTGGCACTCGCGTTTGCGGATTCGATGAACCAGCAGCACGAAAAAGGTTTCGACGCCAACGGTGATGCAGGCGGCGCATTGTTCAGCATCGGCTCTCCGGCTGTCACCGGCAACGCGAAAAACAGTATGCCGGGCGCGAGCATGACCGCGACGGTTACCGACAGCACTAAGGTGCAGGCGACTGACTATAAGGTCGAATATAACGGCTCCAACTGGACCGTGACGCGCAGCTCTGACAAAACCTCGTTTACCGCGACGCCAGATGGCAGCGGCAACATGACCTTCGACGGTTTAACCGTCAATGTCAGCGGCGCGGCGGCCAACAAAGACAGCTTCACGGTGAAACCGGTCGTCGATGCGATCGTGAACATGGATCTGCTCATCAGCGACGAATCCAAACTGGCGATGGCCGGTTCGGCGACGGGCGGTGAGAGTGATAACGTGAACGGTAAAGCGCTGGTGGCGTTGCAGAATGCCAAAGCCGTCGGCGGAAATAAAACCTTCAACGACTCCTACGCAGCGCTGGTCAGTACCGTCGGCAGCACCACGGATTCACTGAAAATCAGCGCGGCGACCAAGAGCAACGTGGTCACCCAGTTAAGCAATCAGCAGCAGTCTATCTCCGGGGTTAACCTCGACGAAGAATATGGCAACCTGCAGCGTTTCCAGCAGTATTACCTCGCGAATGCGCAGGTTCTGCAAACTGCCAGTACGCTCTTCGATGCGTTAATTAATATTCGCTAA
- the flgJ gene encoding flagellar assembly peptidoglycan hydrolase FlgJ — protein sequence MLGDSKLLTSAAWDAQSLNDLKAKAGTDPAANLRPVARQAEGMFVQMMLKSMRDALPKDGMFSSDSTRLYTSMYDQQIAQQMTAGKGLGFADMIVKQMEQAQGIQTETLSRQVPMKFDPETVTSYQNQAVTQMVRKAMPKPSGPSDEPLSGDSKDFLAQLSLPARLASEQSGVPHHLILAQAALESGWGQRQIRRENGEPSFNIFGVKATPGWKGPTTEITTTEYENGAAVKTKAKFRVYSSYLEALSDYVGLLSRNPRYAAVTQAATPEQGAQALQNAGYATDPQYARKLTGMIQQLKAMGEKVSKAYSTDIENLF from the coding sequence ATGCTGGGTGATAGCAAGCTGTTGACTAGTGCGGCCTGGGATGCCCAGTCGCTCAACGACCTGAAAGCCAAAGCAGGCACTGACCCGGCGGCCAACCTCCGCCCGGTCGCCCGCCAGGCGGAAGGGATGTTTGTACAGATGATGCTGAAAAGCATGCGTGATGCGCTGCCGAAAGACGGAATGTTCAGCAGCGATTCGACGCGGCTCTACACCAGCATGTATGACCAACAGATTGCCCAGCAGATGACCGCCGGGAAAGGGCTGGGCTTCGCCGATATGATCGTCAAACAGATGGAGCAGGCGCAGGGGATCCAGACTGAAACCCTGTCCCGGCAAGTGCCAATGAAGTTTGACCCTGAAACGGTGACCAGCTATCAGAACCAGGCCGTGACGCAGATGGTACGCAAAGCGATGCCGAAACCGTCCGGGCCGAGCGATGAACCGCTGTCTGGCGACAGCAAAGACTTCCTCGCACAACTTTCGCTCCCGGCACGTCTGGCGAGTGAGCAGAGCGGGGTGCCTCATCACCTGATTCTGGCGCAGGCCGCGCTGGAATCCGGCTGGGGGCAACGCCAGATTCGCCGTGAAAACGGCGAGCCGAGCTTTAACATCTTCGGCGTGAAAGCGACGCCAGGATGGAAGGGGCCGACCACAGAGATCACCACCACGGAATATGAAAACGGCGCGGCGGTGAAAACCAAAGCCAAATTCCGTGTTTACAGTTCATACCTCGAAGCCTTGTCAGATTATGTTGGGCTGTTGAGCCGCAATCCGCGCTATGCCGCGGTGACGCAGGCCGCAACGCCGGAGCAGGGCGCACAGGCGTTACAAAACGCCGGATACGCGACCGATCCGCAGTATGCCCGCAAGCTGACAGGGATGATTCAACAGCTTAAAGCGATGGGCGAGAAAGTGAGCAAGGCTTATAGCACCGATATCGAAAATCTGTTCTAA
- a CDS encoding LysR family transcriptional regulator gives MKRTERIDRVELMRTFVRIVESGSLSAAARQLGTTQATVSRRLQSLETLLGVRLLLRTTHATKLTDDGERCYQHARKVIDSWLALEDEVGQSEDEPVGTLRVRAPHAFGQEQLLTPLCQFLQRYPQLSVEWKLNDRSVDFLSDNIDCAIRVGAEIDPATVSVLLAEVPRCVVATPALLAHYSVPEKPDDLSALPWIALNTFYQQHIELFDGVSPQPARVAISPRLSTDSLYVTRNTALNGLGVAVVSSWTVEEDIRAGRLVHLLPDWQPAPLPVHLVYPWSRYYPARLRRFLEMMREVMPQLSGMRKPLP, from the coding sequence ATGAAACGAACAGAGCGTATAGACAGGGTTGAGCTGATGCGTACTTTTGTGCGTATCGTGGAATCGGGTTCGCTTTCTGCCGCTGCGCGTCAGCTGGGCACCACGCAGGCGACCGTCAGCCGTCGCCTGCAGTCCCTGGAAACCTTACTCGGCGTGCGTCTGCTGCTGCGCACCACCCACGCCACTAAGCTAACGGACGACGGTGAGCGGTGTTATCAACACGCCAGAAAGGTGATCGACAGCTGGCTGGCGCTGGAAGATGAAGTGGGGCAGTCGGAGGATGAACCCGTCGGCACGCTCCGCGTGCGAGCGCCACATGCGTTTGGGCAGGAGCAGCTTCTCACGCCGCTGTGCCAGTTTTTGCAGCGCTACCCGCAGCTCTCCGTCGAATGGAAGCTCAATGACCGTTCGGTCGATTTTCTGAGCGATAACATCGACTGCGCGATCCGCGTGGGGGCGGAGATCGACCCGGCGACGGTCTCGGTTCTGCTGGCGGAGGTTCCGCGCTGTGTGGTCGCCACACCGGCGCTGCTGGCGCATTATTCCGTACCCGAGAAACCAGACGACCTCAGCGCACTCCCCTGGATTGCGCTAAACACCTTCTACCAGCAACATATTGAACTCTTCGATGGGGTTTCCCCGCAGCCCGCGCGCGTGGCGATTTCGCCGCGTCTGAGCACCGACAGCCTGTACGTCACACGCAACACGGCTCTGAATGGATTAGGGGTGGCGGTGGTGTCGAGCTGGACAGTGGAGGAGGATATTCGAGCCGGGAGGCTGGTGCATCTCTTGCCCGACTGGCAGCCCGCGCCGCTTCCGGTGCATCTGGTATACCCATGGTCACGCTATTATCCGGCGCGCTTGCGGCGTTTTCTGGAGATGATGCGCGAGGTGATGCCGCAATTGAGCGGAATGCGAAAACCTCTCCCGTAA
- a CDS encoding Maf family protein: MPNLVLASTSPYRRALLEKLGIPFECAAPVTDETPQPAESPRHLVLRLAQEKAQSLAARYPNHLIIGSDQVCVLDGEITGKPHTEENARLQLMKARGSIVTFYTGLALYNTATGHLQTECEPFDVHFRHLSEQEIEDYVRKERPLNCAGSFKSEGLGIALFEKLDGRDPNTLVGLPLIALCQMLRREHCNPLSA, from the coding sequence ATGCCAAATCTCGTGCTCGCTTCCACTTCTCCCTACCGCCGTGCATTGCTCGAAAAGCTGGGAATACCTTTTGAATGCGCCGCGCCCGTCACCGACGAAACGCCGCAACCGGCTGAATCGCCACGTCATCTGGTGTTGCGCCTGGCGCAGGAGAAAGCGCAAAGTCTGGCCGCTCGCTATCCTAATCATCTGATTATAGGCTCCGATCAGGTTTGCGTGCTGGACGGCGAGATCACCGGTAAACCGCACACCGAAGAGAACGCGCGCCTGCAATTAATGAAAGCGCGTGGCTCGATCGTCACGTTTTACACCGGCCTTGCGCTCTACAACACCGCCACGGGCCATCTGCAAACCGAATGCGAGCCTTTCGACGTTCACTTCCGTCATCTGAGCGAGCAGGAGATTGAAGATTACGTGCGTAAAGAGCGCCCACTCAACTGCGCGGGAAGCTTTAAAAGCGAGGGGCTGGGGATTGCGCTGTTTGAAAAACTGGACGGCCGTGACCCAAACACGCTGGTCGGTTTGCCGCTGATTGCGCTGTGCCAGATGCTCAGACGCGAACATTGTAATCCGCTTTCGGCGTGA